Proteins from one Mycobacterium adipatum genomic window:
- a CDS encoding 4-(cytidine 5'-diphospho)-2-C-methyl-D-erythritol kinase, which translates to MSASDGDIATEWVPTGSVTVRVPGKVNLYLAVGDRRADGYHELTTVFHAVSLFDDVTVRDAERLTLRMSGEGSEALPTDERNLAWRAAELLAAHVGRAPDVAISIVKSIPVAGGMAGGSGDAAAVLVAMNQLWELGVPRRDLHALAAELGSDVPFALHGGTALGTGRGEELATVLARSTFHWVLAFAHEGLSTPAVFAEIDRLRETPDRGGPPRLEDAEPVLAALASGDPHELAALLGNDLQPAALSLRSDLRRTLRAGRDAGALAGIVSGSGPTCAFLCASESDAVDVGTALSGAGVCRTVRVAGGPVHGARVVPDPAR; encoded by the coding sequence GTGTCTGCATCAGACGGCGATATCGCAACCGAGTGGGTGCCCACCGGTTCGGTCACGGTGCGCGTCCCCGGCAAGGTCAATCTGTACCTGGCGGTCGGGGATCGCCGTGCCGACGGCTATCACGAACTCACCACGGTGTTCCATGCCGTTTCGTTGTTCGACGACGTCACCGTGCGCGACGCCGAGCGGCTCACGCTGCGGATGTCCGGCGAGGGGTCCGAGGCGCTACCGACCGACGAGCGCAACCTGGCGTGGCGGGCCGCCGAGCTGCTGGCCGCTCACGTCGGCCGCGCACCGGATGTGGCGATCTCCATCGTCAAGTCGATCCCGGTGGCCGGGGGTATGGCCGGCGGCAGCGGAGATGCCGCGGCGGTGCTGGTGGCCATGAACCAGCTGTGGGAGCTGGGGGTGCCCCGGCGCGATCTGCATGCGCTGGCGGCCGAACTCGGCAGCGATGTGCCCTTCGCCCTGCACGGCGGTACGGCGTTGGGTACCGGCCGCGGGGAGGAACTCGCGACCGTACTGGCCCGCAGCACCTTCCACTGGGTGCTGGCCTTCGCCCACGAGGGACTGTCCACACCCGCCGTGTTCGCCGAGATCGACCGGTTGCGCGAGACCCCCGACCGGGGTGGGCCGCCCCGGCTGGAGGATGCCGAGCCGGTGCTGGCCGCGTTGGCGTCCGGTGACCCGCACGAGCTGGCCGCACTGCTGGGCAATGACCTGCAGCCCGCCGCGCTGAGCCTGCGGTCGGACCTGCGCCGCACGCTGCGGGCCGGCCGCGACGCCGGGGCGCTGGCCGGCATCGTGTCCGGGTCCGGGCCCACCTGCGCCTTCCTGTGCGCTTCGGAGTCCGACGCCGTCGACGTGGGCACCGCGCTGTCGGGAGCCGGCGTGTGCCGCACCGTGCGGGTGGCCGGCGGGCCGGTGCACGGGGCCCGTGTGGTGCCGGACCCGGCGCGCTGA
- the pth gene encoding aminoacyl-tRNA hydrolase encodes MAEPLLVVGLGNPGPNYAKTRHNLGFMVADILAARIGSGFKVHKKSGAEVTTGRLGNRAVVLAKPRVYMNESGRQVGPLAKFYSVAPADVVVLHDELDIDFGRIRLKLGGGEGGHNGLRSVAAALGTKEFQRVRVGVGRPPGRKDPAAYVLENFSAAERPEVPTICEQAADATELLLEQGLEAAQNTVHAW; translated from the coding sequence ATGGCCGAACCGTTGTTGGTGGTCGGCCTGGGCAATCCCGGGCCGAACTACGCCAAAACCAGGCACAACCTTGGTTTCATGGTCGCCGACATCCTGGCCGCGCGCATCGGTTCGGGGTTCAAGGTGCACAAGAAGTCCGGTGCCGAGGTGACCACAGGTCGCCTCGGCAACCGGGCCGTCGTGCTCGCCAAGCCGCGGGTCTACATGAACGAGTCGGGCCGCCAGGTCGGCCCGCTGGCGAAGTTCTATTCGGTGGCGCCCGCCGATGTCGTGGTGTTGCACGACGAACTCGATATCGACTTCGGGCGGATCCGGCTCAAGCTCGGCGGCGGCGAGGGCGGTCACAACGGCCTGCGCTCGGTGGCCGCGGCACTGGGCACCAAGGAGTTCCAGCGGGTCCGCGTCGGGGTGGGCCGCCCGCCCGGGCGCAAGGACCCGGCGGCCTACGTGCTGGAGAATTTCTCGGCCGCCGAACGCCCGGAGGTCCCCACCATCTGCGAGCAGGCCGCCGACGCCACCGAACTGCTTCTTGAGCAGGGCCTGGAGGCCGCGCAGAACACCGTCCACGCCTGGTAG
- the rsmA gene encoding 16S rRNA (adenine(1518)-N(6)/adenine(1519)-N(6))-dimethyltransferase RsmA has protein sequence MTIRLLGRTEIRHLAREIDFRPRKAFGQNFVHDANTVRRIVSASGVHRQDSVIEVGPGLGSLTLGLLDRGARVTAVEIDPVLARQLPKTIANHSHSEIGRLTVLNQDILTLKADDIDELPTALVANLPYNIAVPALLHLLAEFPSIKTVMVMVQAEVAERLAAEPGGKDYGVPSAKVRFYGEVRRYGMVSPTVFWPIPRVYSGLVRIDRYEKSEWPTDAAFREQVFELIDIGFAQRRKTSRNAFAEWAGSGNESAERLLAASIDPARRGETLAIKDFVRLLQRSGELAPPPAPAPEPAVRESERAVDPARS, from the coding sequence ATGACGATCCGACTGCTCGGGCGAACCGAGATACGGCATCTGGCCCGGGAGATCGACTTCCGGCCGAGGAAGGCGTTTGGACAGAACTTCGTCCACGACGCCAACACCGTGCGGCGCATCGTGTCCGCATCCGGTGTCCATCGGCAGGACTCGGTGATCGAGGTCGGCCCCGGCCTCGGCTCCCTGACGCTGGGTCTGCTCGACCGTGGCGCCCGGGTGACCGCGGTGGAGATCGACCCGGTGCTGGCCCGGCAGCTGCCCAAGACCATCGCGAACCACTCGCACAGCGAGATCGGCCGGTTGACGGTGCTCAACCAGGACATCCTGACGCTCAAGGCCGACGATATCGACGAGCTGCCCACCGCGCTGGTCGCCAACCTGCCCTACAACATCGCGGTCCCGGCGCTGTTGCATCTGCTGGCCGAGTTCCCGTCCATCAAGACGGTGATGGTCATGGTGCAGGCCGAGGTCGCCGAACGACTCGCCGCCGAGCCCGGTGGCAAGGATTACGGGGTGCCGAGCGCCAAGGTGCGTTTCTACGGCGAGGTGCGCCGCTACGGCATGGTCTCGCCGACGGTGTTCTGGCCGATCCCGCGGGTCTACTCCGGTCTGGTCCGCATCGACCGGTACGAGAAGTCCGAGTGGCCGACCGACGCGGCGTTCCGCGAGCAGGTCTTCGAGCTGATCGACATCGGTTTCGCGCAGCGCCGCAAGACGTCACGCAATGCGTTCGCCGAGTGGGCCGGGTCCGGCAACGAATCGGCCGAGCGCCTGCTGGCGGCGAGCATCGATCCGGCGCGCCGCGGCGAGACGTTGGCCATCAAGGACTTCGTCCGGTTGTTGCAGCGGTCGGGCGAATTGGCGCCGCCGCCGGCCCCCGCGCCGGAGCCCGCCGTGCGTGAATCCGAGCGTGCGGTCGACCCGGCTCGCAGCTGA
- a CDS encoding oxidoreductase: protein MSSWTAADLPSFAGRRVIVTGANSGLGLITARELARAGASVVLAVRNTDKGHDAAATMTGDVEVRRLDLADLASVRTFAGQTDTVDVLVNNAGIMAVPYAQTADGFESQIGTNHLGHFALTNLLLPKITDRVVTVSSVMHLLGVISLKDLNWRSRPYSAWLAYGQSKLANLLFTSELQRKLAAAGSPVRAVAAHPGYSATNLQGQTGNPTGDRFWKAANRVATDADFGARQTLYAVAADVPGDSFIGPRFGMRGPTGLSPRSPLARNTRTAAALWALSAQLTGTEFQI from the coding sequence ATGAGTTCATGGACCGCCGCAGATCTGCCCTCGTTCGCCGGCCGTCGCGTCATCGTCACCGGGGCCAACAGCGGGCTGGGACTGATCACCGCCCGCGAACTGGCCCGGGCCGGCGCCTCGGTGGTGCTCGCCGTCCGCAACACCGACAAGGGCCATGACGCCGCCGCCACCATGACCGGCGATGTCGAGGTCCGTCGGCTCGACTTGGCGGACCTGGCCTCGGTGCGTACCTTCGCCGGGCAGACCGACACGGTGGATGTCCTGGTCAACAACGCCGGCATCATGGCCGTGCCGTACGCCCAGACCGCCGACGGATTCGAGAGCCAGATCGGCACCAATCACCTCGGGCATTTCGCGCTGACCAACCTGCTGCTGCCCAAGATCACCGACCGGGTGGTGACGGTGTCCTCGGTGATGCACCTGCTCGGCGTCATCAGCCTCAAGGACCTGAACTGGCGTTCGCGGCCGTACTCGGCATGGCTGGCCTACGGGCAGTCCAAGCTGGCCAACCTGCTGTTCACCAGCGAGTTGCAGCGCAAACTGGCCGCCGCCGGTTCACCGGTACGCGCCGTGGCCGCCCATCCCGGCTACTCGGCGACCAACCTGCAGGGCCAGACCGGCAACCCCACCGGGGATCGGTTTTGGAAGGCCGCCAACAGGGTCGCCACCGATGCCGATTTCGGGGCCCGCCAGACGCTGTACGCGGTGGCCGCGGACGTCCCCGGGGACAGTTTCATCGGCCCGCGGTTCGGCATGCGCGGACCGACCGGCCTCAGCCCGCGCAGCCCGCTGGCTCGCAACACCCGGACCGCGGCCGCCCTGTGGGCGCTGTCCGCCCAGCTCACCGGTACCGAATTTCAGATCTGA
- a CDS encoding DUF998 domain-containing protein: MDRASHALCGWIAVLGAATSVVAILALDAVLGGESHRPGRTLRMATISEYVYTAGGWAFLTGVLALAVGSMLLLVGLIRAGVLAPLSVGSILLSLWVIGLVGVAAFPKHNWEIGPSTSGSIHRLATLLAFVSLPAAVLVIARRHRQARPAVWLAYGSLAWLSVLFGAIVIGMLTDLRWYRIIPLGIVERGIVAFEVGAVLALGIWLIRGEFAAAKRVEPA, translated from the coding sequence ATGGACCGTGCTTCTCACGCGTTGTGCGGCTGGATCGCGGTGCTGGGGGCGGCCACCTCGGTGGTCGCCATCTTGGCCTTGGACGCCGTCCTCGGCGGCGAATCGCACCGGCCCGGTCGCACACTGCGGATGGCGACCATCTCCGAGTACGTCTACACCGCGGGTGGCTGGGCCTTCCTCACCGGCGTGCTGGCGCTGGCCGTCGGCTCGATGCTGTTGCTGGTCGGGTTGATCCGCGCGGGCGTGCTGGCTCCGCTGTCGGTCGGGTCGATCCTGTTGTCGCTGTGGGTGATCGGCCTGGTCGGGGTGGCCGCGTTCCCGAAACACAACTGGGAGATCGGACCGAGCACCAGCGGGTCGATCCACCGGCTGGCCACCCTGCTGGCCTTCGTGTCGCTGCCGGCCGCGGTGCTGGTCATCGCCCGCCGGCACCGGCAGGCCCGGCCCGCGGTCTGGCTGGCCTACGGTTCGCTGGCCTGGCTGTCGGTGCTGTTCGGCGCCATCGTCATCGGCATGCTCACCGACCTGCGCTGGTATCGCATCATCCCGCTCGGAATCGTCGAACGCGGGATTGTCGCGTTCGAGGTGGGTGCGGTGCTCGCGCTCGGAATCTGGCTCATCCGTGGGGAATTCGCAGCCGCCAAGCGCGTCGAACCGGCCTGA
- a CDS encoding resuscitation-promoting factor — MNVLNKLHESQSSALRLLVGALLLTLVFAGAVAVTSHKTVTLTVDGTELTVATMKSRVIDVVEENGYTVGERDDLYPAADAAVADTDAIVLRRSRPLQISLDGRGTTEVWTTASTVQEALAQLSMTDTAPAAASRGSRLPLAGMSLPVVSAKTVQLNDGGTLRTVRLAAPTVGALLEAAGAPLQQRDTVVPAPSAPVVDGMRIDVTRIRIEKVTAQVPLPPPSNRIEDPTLNQSRQIVEDPGTPGLQDVTFAIAEVNGVETGRLPVANVVVQPARQAVLRVGTKPGTEVPPVTNGHTWDALAGCESGGNWAINTGNGYFGGVQFDQNTWERQGGLRYAQRADLATREEQIAIAEVTRARQGWGAWPTCSARLGSS; from the coding sequence GTGAATGTCTTGAACAAGCTCCATGAGTCGCAGTCATCTGCGCTGCGGTTGTTGGTCGGCGCACTGCTGCTCACCTTGGTGTTTGCCGGTGCGGTCGCGGTCACCTCGCACAAGACGGTCACACTGACCGTCGACGGCACCGAGCTCACCGTGGCAACGATGAAGTCGCGGGTCATCGACGTCGTCGAGGAGAACGGCTACACCGTCGGCGAGCGCGACGATCTCTACCCGGCCGCCGACGCCGCCGTGGCCGATACCGATGCGATCGTGCTGCGTCGCAGCCGCCCCCTGCAAATCTCCCTGGACGGCCGAGGCACTACGGAGGTGTGGACCACCGCGTCGACGGTGCAGGAGGCGCTCGCGCAGCTGTCGATGACCGACACCGCTCCCGCGGCGGCCTCCCGCGGCAGCCGTTTGCCCCTGGCCGGAATGTCATTGCCCGTGGTGAGCGCCAAAACCGTACAGCTCAACGACGGCGGCACCCTGCGCACCGTCCGGCTGGCCGCCCCCACCGTCGGGGCCCTGCTCGAGGCTGCGGGTGCGCCGCTGCAGCAGCGCGACACCGTGGTCCCGGCCCCGTCGGCACCGGTGGTCGACGGTATGCGCATCGACGTGACGCGCATCCGGATCGAGAAGGTCACCGCTCAGGTTCCGCTGCCCCCGCCCAGCAACCGCATCGAGGACCCGACGCTCAATCAGAGCCGCCAGATCGTCGAGGATCCGGGCACCCCCGGCCTGCAGGACGTGACGTTTGCCATCGCAGAGGTCAACGGGGTCGAAACGGGTCGACTGCCGGTAGCCAATGTCGTCGTGCAGCCGGCGCGTCAAGCTGTGCTGAGGGTCGGCACCAAACCCGGTACCGAGGTTCCGCCGGTGACCAACGGGCACACCTGGGACGCCCTCGCCGGGTGTGAATCGGGTGGTAACTGGGCTATCAACACCGGCAACGGATATTTCGGTGGCGTCCAATTTGACCAAAACACCTGGGAGCGGCAAGGCGGTTTGCGCTATGCTCAGCGGGCAGATTTGGCGACTCGCGAAGAACAGATCGCGATTGCTGAAGTGACGAGGGCACGTCAGGGTTGGGGTGCCTGGCCGACATGTAGCGCCAGATTGGGGTCATCATGA
- a CDS encoding 50S ribosomal protein L25/general stress protein Ctc, with protein MAKNSAPNKLTATVRTRTGKGASRQARRDGNIPTVLYGHGTDPQHLELNARDFAAVMRHSGTNAILTLDIEGTEQLALTKALDIHPVRRNIQHVDLLVVKRGEKVHVDVNVLVEGEAAPGTLVTQDANTIAIEAEAMSIPEQVTVSVEGATAGTQITAGQLELPKGVSLTVDPETLVVNVVAAPTAEDLESEGAGEADAAAAPAEEAADGDASEGEAAE; from the coding sequence ATGGCCAAGAACTCGGCCCCCAACAAGCTGACCGCGACCGTGCGCACCCGCACCGGTAAGGGCGCCTCGCGCCAGGCCCGCCGCGACGGCAACATCCCCACCGTGCTCTACGGCCACGGCACCGATCCGCAGCACCTGGAGCTCAACGCCCGCGACTTCGCGGCCGTAATGCGCCACTCCGGCACCAACGCCATCCTCACCCTGGACATCGAGGGCACCGAGCAGCTGGCCCTGACCAAGGCGCTGGACATCCACCCGGTGCGCCGCAACATCCAGCATGTGGACCTGCTCGTGGTGAAGCGTGGCGAAAAGGTGCACGTCGACGTCAACGTGCTCGTCGAGGGCGAGGCCGCCCCGGGCACCCTGGTCACCCAGGACGCGAACACGATCGCCATCGAGGCCGAGGCGATGTCCATCCCCGAGCAGGTCACGGTGTCGGTCGAGGGCGCCACGGCGGGCACCCAGATCACCGCGGGTCAGCTGGAGCTGCCCAAGGGTGTCAGCCTGACCGTCGATCCCGAGACCCTGGTGGTCAACGTCGTCGCGGCGCCGACCGCCGAGGACCTGGAGAGCGAGGGCGCCGGCGAGGCCGACGCCGCCGCGGCACCGGCCGAGGAAGCCGCCGACGGCGATGCCTCCGAGGGCGAAGCCGCCGAGTAA
- a CDS encoding TatD family hydrolase produces MWAVSAKRESPPVPEPLAPLIDAHTHLDACGAETAADVTAIVDRAAAVGVQAVVTIADDLDAARWAARAADWDPRVYAAVALHPTRADALDDAAKAELEVLAARPRVVAVGETGMDMYWPGKLADCADPAVQREAFAWHIDLAKRVGKPLMIHNRDADDEVLDVLAAEGAPESVIFHCFSSDAAMARTCAANGWMVSLSGTVSFRNAHALREAAAVVPAELLLVETDAPFLTPHPFRGAPNESYCLPYTVRALADLLDRPAAELAEITTTNALRTYGIG; encoded by the coding sequence GTGTGGGCCGTGAGTGCAAAGCGCGAGTCGCCGCCGGTGCCGGAGCCCCTCGCGCCACTGATCGACGCGCACACCCACCTCGACGCCTGCGGCGCCGAGACCGCCGCCGATGTCACCGCGATCGTGGACCGGGCCGCGGCGGTCGGGGTGCAGGCCGTGGTCACCATCGCCGACGACCTGGACGCCGCGCGCTGGGCCGCGCGGGCCGCGGACTGGGATCCACGCGTGTACGCCGCGGTGGCGCTGCATCCCACCCGCGCCGACGCGCTCGATGACGCGGCGAAGGCGGAGCTGGAGGTGCTGGCCGCCCGGCCGCGGGTGGTGGCGGTGGGGGAGACCGGTATGGACATGTATTGGCCGGGCAAGCTGGCGGACTGCGCCGACCCCGCGGTGCAGCGTGAGGCCTTCGCCTGGCACATCGACCTGGCCAAACGGGTGGGAAAGCCGCTGATGATCCACAACCGGGACGCCGACGACGAGGTGCTCGACGTGCTGGCCGCCGAGGGAGCACCCGAGTCGGTCATCTTTCACTGCTTCTCCTCCGACGCCGCGATGGCCCGCACCTGCGCGGCCAACGGATGGATGGTCAGCCTGTCGGGGACGGTCAGCTTCCGGAACGCCCACGCGCTGCGCGAGGCCGCTGCCGTCGTCCCCGCCGAGCTGCTGCTGGTGGAGACCGACGCACCGTTTCTGACCCCGCACCCGTTCCGCGGTGCGCCCAACGAGTCGTACTGCCTGCCCTACACCGTGCGGGCGCTGGCCGACCTGCTGGACCGGCCGGCGGCCGAACTGGCTGAGATCACCACGACGAACGCGCTCCGCACCTACGGCATCGGGTGA
- a CDS encoding LpqN/LpqT family lipoprotein, with the protein MRAALAVLAAAVSLLAGCGDATPDYQSLLSTAPSTSPPATSEESVPLSAYLEGVGVKGQPVAPEKLTDLTVTVPRPKGWQDYTNTNLAPGTRVIADGETYPTAMLMVFTLDGDFDTAEALKHADVDAEVSENFKKLNGSREDFKGFPSSMIEGTYDLNGQRMQAYNRIVFATGKMPDKPAPGQLEPKAQKYLVQLTITSFADDAEAKGAAIEQIISGFNVAAK; encoded by the coding sequence GTGAGGGCGGCACTTGCGGTGCTGGCGGCCGCGGTGTCGCTGCTGGCCGGCTGCGGCGACGCCACGCCGGACTACCAGTCGCTGCTGTCGACCGCCCCGTCGACGTCGCCTCCCGCCACCTCCGAGGAATCCGTCCCGCTCTCGGCGTATCTGGAGGGCGTCGGGGTGAAGGGTCAACCGGTCGCCCCGGAGAAGCTCACCGATCTGACCGTCACGGTCCCGCGGCCCAAGGGCTGGCAGGACTACACCAACACCAACCTGGCACCGGGCACCCGGGTGATCGCCGATGGCGAGACCTACCCGACGGCGATGCTGATGGTGTTCACCCTGGACGGGGATTTCGACACCGCCGAGGCCCTCAAGCACGCCGACGTCGACGCCGAAGTGTCGGAGAACTTCAAGAAGCTCAACGGTTCTCGCGAGGACTTCAAGGGATTCCCTTCGTCGATGATCGAGGGCACCTATGACCTCAACGGGCAGCGCATGCAGGCCTACAACCGCATCGTGTTCGCCACCGGGAAGATGCCCGACAAGCCGGCGCCCGGGCAGCTCGAACCGAAGGCACAGAAGTACCTGGTGCAGCTGACCATCACCAGCTTCGCCGATGACGCGGAAGCCAAGGGCGCGGCGATCGAGCAGATCATCTCCGGGTTCAACGTCGCGGCCAAGTAG
- a CDS encoding fatty acyl-AMP ligase: protein MSRFTDKMYRSAQESTRGMVTGEPYEPVRHTWAEVHERARRVAGGLAAAGIGPGDAVGVLAGFPVEIAPTAQGVWMRGGSLTMLHQPTPRTDLVVWAEDTMTVIGMIELKAVIVSEPFIVAIPVLEEKGIKVLKVADLLAADPIDPVETGEDDLALMQLTSGSTGSPKAVQITHRNIYSNAEAMFIGAQYDVNTDVMVSWLPCFHDMGMVGFLTIPMYFGAELVKVTPMDFLRDTLLWAKLIDKYKGTMTAAPNFAYALFAKRLRRQAKPGEFDLSTLRFALSGAEPVEPADVEDLIDAGKPFGLPASAILPAYGMAETCLAVSFSPCNAGLVVDEVDADLLAALRRAVPSSKGNTRRLASLGPLLNDLEARIVDEDGAVLPARGVGVIQLRGESVTPGYITMAGFLPTQDENGWYDTGDLGYITDEGNIVVCGRVKDVIIMAGRNIYPTDIERAAGRVEGVRPGCAVAVRLDAGHSRETFAVAVESNAYQDPAAVRRIEHQVAHEVVTEVDVRPRNVVVLGPGTIPKTPSGKLRRANSVALVTG from the coding sequence GTGAGCCGATTCACCGACAAGATGTACCGCAGCGCCCAAGAGAGCACCCGGGGCATGGTCACCGGCGAGCCGTACGAGCCGGTCCGCCACACCTGGGCCGAGGTGCACGAGCGGGCCCGCCGGGTGGCCGGTGGATTGGCAGCGGCCGGTATCGGCCCCGGCGATGCCGTCGGCGTGCTGGCCGGTTTCCCGGTCGAGATCGCACCGACCGCCCAGGGCGTGTGGATGCGCGGCGGCAGCCTCACCATGCTGCACCAGCCGACCCCGCGCACCGACCTTGTCGTGTGGGCCGAGGACACCATGACCGTCATCGGCATGATCGAACTCAAGGCCGTGATCGTCTCCGAGCCTTTCATCGTCGCCATCCCGGTGCTCGAGGAAAAGGGCATCAAGGTCCTCAAGGTGGCCGACCTGCTGGCCGCCGACCCGATCGACCCGGTCGAGACCGGCGAGGACGATCTGGCGCTGATGCAGCTGACGAGCGGCTCGACGGGTTCCCCGAAGGCCGTGCAGATCACGCACCGCAACATCTACTCCAACGCCGAGGCCATGTTCATCGGCGCCCAGTACGACGTCAACACCGACGTCATGGTCAGCTGGCTGCCCTGCTTCCACGACATGGGCATGGTCGGCTTCCTCACCATCCCGATGTACTTCGGTGCCGAGCTGGTGAAGGTCACCCCGATGGACTTCCTGCGCGACACCCTGCTGTGGGCCAAGCTCATCGACAAGTACAAGGGCACCATGACGGCGGCCCCGAACTTCGCCTACGCGCTGTTCGCCAAGCGGCTGCGCCGCCAAGCCAAGCCGGGCGAGTTCGATCTGTCCACCCTGCGGTTCGCGCTCTCGGGCGCCGAGCCGGTGGAGCCCGCCGATGTCGAGGACCTGATCGACGCGGGTAAGCCGTTCGGTCTGCCGGCGTCGGCGATCCTGCCCGCCTACGGCATGGCCGAGACCTGTCTCGCGGTGTCCTTCTCACCGTGCAACGCCGGCCTGGTGGTCGACGAGGTCGACGCCGACCTGCTGGCCGCGCTGCGCCGCGCGGTGCCGTCCAGTAAGGGCAACACCCGCCGGCTGGCGTCGCTGGGCCCACTGCTCAACGATCTGGAAGCCCGCATCGTCGACGAGGACGGCGCCGTGCTGCCGGCCCGCGGTGTCGGTGTCATCCAGCTGCGTGGCGAATCCGTCACCCCGGGCTACATCACGATGGCGGGTTTCCTGCCGACCCAGGACGAGAACGGCTGGTATGACACCGGCGACCTCGGCTACATCACCGACGAGGGCAACATCGTCGTGTGCGGCCGGGTCAAGGACGTCATCATCATGGCCGGACGCAACATCTACCCGACCGATATCGAGCGGGCCGCCGGCCGCGTCGAAGGGGTGCGCCCCGGCTGCGCCGTCGCGGTGCGCCTGGACGCCGGCCATTCTCGCGAAACGTTCGCCGTGGCAGTCGAATCCAACGCCTACCAGGATCCGGCCGCGGTGCGCCGCATCGAGCACCAGGTCGCCCACGAAGTGGTGACCGAGGTGGACGTGCGCCCCCGCAACGTCGTCGTGCTCGGCCCGGGCACCATCCCGAAGACGCCGTCGGGCAAGCTGCGCCGAGCCAACTCGGTGGCACTGGTCACCGGCTGA